tagttctttcatgatggttttggattggtgggtgggcccatgggccactgaGGCTATTAGGGGATAAAGAGCTCTGGGTAGGCAGACTCTCTTTCCTTGTGTCCAGAGTCCAGATTCTTCTTCGAGGGCTGATTCTTTCAGCCAGATTTCCTTTTCCCTGAGagtggcctgtttctgcatttgtttcaggaggtcccatgtgatttcttcttgtgttatcataatctggtctgactggactctttcctctttcactgctgcttccttggccgcttggtcagctagggcgttccctctggcctcaggggtgtcagctcgagtatgggcctttactttgatcactgccacttggttgggcaggagtactgctgccatcagggctgctactgctgcagcatTCTTAATCGGGGTTCCTGCAGCTGTGATGTAATCCCGGGCCCTCCATATTAGtccaaagtcatgaaccactccaaaggcatatctagaatctgtgtagatattggcggtagagtcttttgccatgaggcaggcttcagtgagggcaatgagttcagcttcttgtgctgactggtctgggcgcaattgtcttgcacacagcacttcatgctcacttgtgactgccatgcctgtatggaacttccccttgtcatcggcataccttgagccgtccacaaagagaatccaatgagggtttgtcagaggagtgtcttggactgatggtggtgtccctacttcagcttccatcattgtgatgcaatcatgttcttgttccttgtaaagagagtcggttgaggcccatagttcttcttcctgaagatcctcttcagcatgtagatcaataaaatcttcagaatctccattatactccccccttggaagaggaaggagtgcagcaggattgaggatgtggcacctctgaatggtgacattatctggcagaagcaaactacactgaagccggaggtggcgctgtgcagtgaggtgtttaggttgagtctgctggaggatggcagaaatgtcatggggagccagaatagtgaggggatgacccagcacaacgtcagatgtgacgtttagaagagagctggcagcatggatagctctgacacaggacgGGGCGGCTCTGGCTACCGGGTCAAGACGCTTAGAATAGTAACCCAAGGGTCGATTGCGGCCACCATGAGTTTGAGTGAGGACTCCAGTAGCGTGACCTTGGCGTTCCATGACATACAGCCGGAAAGGAAGGTTGTAGTTGGGGATGCCAAGCGCAGGGGCAGATGCAATGGCGGCCTTTAATGACTGAAAAGCCTCTCCGGCCTCCATTGTCATCTGGAAAGGAGTAGCAGCATTACGTGGTATACAGTCATATAAGGGCTGCATGAGGACAGAAGCATCAGATATCCAAGGCCTGCAGTAGGAGATGAGTCCCAGGAAGGTTTGCAGCTGATGAGGAGTGTCCGGGAGTTGGATGTCAGAGATAGCCTTCTTCCTCGCCTCAGTGAGGTGCTTGTGACCTTGAGAGATGCAATGACCTAGGAAGACAACTTTGGGGAGACACAGTTGTAGTTTGGCTTGTGAGACCcgacatccagcagaggctaaaaacTGGAGAAGTGAGACAGATTTTGTCATGCAGATTTGGGGAGAGACCGCACAGAGGAGAAGGTCATCCACATACTGGAGGAGTTCCACATccgggtgatctgcttgccaggGTTGCAGAACAGAGGACATAGCCTTGCTGAAGCAGGAAGGGCTGTTTTGAGCCCCTTGAGGCATAACAGTCCAGGTGTACTgtttgcctgcatgtgtgaaagCAAAAAGAAACTGACATTTCTCATgtaagggaacagaaaagaatGCATTGGCCAGATCAATGACAGTGAAAGTAGTGGCCGTGGGTGGAATGCCAGCAAGGAGTGTGTGCGGATTGGGGACAATAGGTGTCTCAAGAACAGTAGCCTCATTGACAACTCGGAGGTCCTGCACCATGCGGTACGTTGGAGGCTGCCCTTTCTCCCTTTTCTTCCGTACTGGGTAAAGGGGTGAGTTACAGGGAGAAGTAGTGATCTTGATTGCCCCATTCTGCAGGAGGGCCTGCACCTGGAGAGTAATAGCATCCTGTTGTGAGATAGAAAGCGGATATTGCGCTTTGTATGGCAGAACCTTGGgatccttcagggtcacagtgaccggtgggacattgaggcgtccgatatcctggggtccttTGGTCCAGAGAGTatcggggatgaggtgcaaaatggtttgcagcgaatcccctagtTCATATGAGTCAGCGTCCTGAAGTGTGGTTAATGCCATAAGGAGGCAAGTATCCTCCGGGTGTAGGGCTGTACCGAGGGTGACTGTTCCATCCTCTTTGAACTGTATGTTAGCCtggattttctgaagaaaatcagaGCCTAACAGATTGAAGGGGCACGTTTGGCTGACAACAAACTGCGACATGACTCCTGCAGGGAGGTGGAGTTGGGGGGTTTTAGTCCGGGAGAATCTAGGGGGAGTGACTGTGAGTGGCTTGGTCACGGAGTTATGTTGCACAACCCCCTCCAGTCCAGAACAAGGTAATTGAATGTCAGTGAGCCAAGAATGAGGTACGGCAGTCTCACATaatacactgcgggctgcaccagtgtccacAAGAAATGAAAGTTCCTTCCCTGCAACCTCGAGAGTCACTCGAGGGGCGGGACCGGTAGGAGGGGTAGAGACTGTCATATATGGAATGTCCCCTCCCTGCACTGGTTTGCCAGCATCCTATTGCGATGAAGGGGGCTGAGTGCCCCCCTGTCGCCGTTGATTggttggccacagatgtttgcTACGGCAGTGCCGTTTCACGTGTCCGGgcttgccgcacccataacagacataaGGGGGTGGGTGCTCTCCACCATCTTCTCCTGACATCACGGCTATCACAGCAGCACGGGTTTTCTTTGTGTTACTCTCTAGACCCTTTGCAATCTGCTCCAGCATATCTAGTGTCAAGGATTTCCACTCAGGGCGACAGGTCACAAGGGCTTTGTTTATCTCTGGTCGTAGACCATCGACAAATGAGCGGGCCAAGAGTCTGAGATGAACAGGCTCATTCTGACTAAAACCCATGTCTTTGTAATTCTGTTTAATCCTCTGAGCAAATTTCTCGACAGTTTCAACTTTTTCCTGTGTCATATCTTGTAATGTCGTGGATTGGTCTGCTAATCTTGCTTTCgcccatttctgtagttgttctataaagaattctccagactcatgatcccgggggtcaaagttagcacctttaagctcagggatgtggatttgatccattatcagtgaggagtattcacctgtcttgttttccactatactttgcaggtccgaccatgtgcacccataggtttgatgcacttgggacagtttcctgaaaaagggcatgggatgggtctcagggtcaggcagtaaattcactatggtgaataactgttgtggggtgaaagacacatattttggtggtccctgtggccggttaagtgctagggcttctttcagtgtctcaaggtttccctgctcaattttctgtaagttcttttgtaactctgtaatctgaccctgcagtatttgatcttgtgaacgtcgtgatgggcgcacggtcatgggtacagtccactgtggtgccagggataaagttggcggatccccgtagtctgtcggggtaccccgcgaaggagtctgcatattacccggtgcattttgtatgcccattgtggattctgcagcaccgtctgcatccccctgttctgcttcatcaggttgcccccctaccattataggagtaagggtggcaggtgagtggggtagcatgaatgtaccgtccgggttaaccatggggtacaaggtagtaggaaggggcaagggtgacataggagtgacgggggggtccggaccgaatgatattaaaggtccgttcatgggcgttggctggggacaagatggcgctgtagctaacacgggaagtaatgggacgtgccggggagtagttaccaaggtgtggttttgtgggtggggaaccccacagggaaggcacgtatcacgggaggagggattctgttgaccgcatgttttgcaggtccacccacctgctttcttcccggcgccattatagggtggtggcaagtcatgtatcaatgcaacaccaggcttacagaaatatctctgtcttttctcatcaaaatttagttcccccccggtctgttcaaattctttactacagtccaaccacacacggaccatgtctgtcaatttatcatcttctaacttccctctcttctcgtttaacaacacttgccaggtggcactacataggatgcctcctttacagacactataactcttctccaacttacttaatccttttatgaagcgtttgcctctcctgtccgccacgtactgttcaggcgaacagtaacccttcgggacactttcctcatttcccattatctctcgtacctactgaagccgcctaaagacctctgcatagagtaatcactggacgtgaagacctttgagttccggtcagcacactctgggctaccgcgaaccgctctccacccatctgtgatcgtcccctttatggagatttgagtcagacaccgggctgaactccgatacaggaaaacaggagaactccgtgtctcagtcaatgatacttgtcaacagggtcttcacaacttataggcacaacacagtacatcaagactttaagaaaacatatggggttcttactttcatgccctcgaggacgtcccagactgcttccgcacccctccctcagacgaacaccaagaggctacaccaggggacactttatgggcaagatgactcaattttcttacctcatatcacgggttacgatcccggtgtccgttagtgcgcctcttctcgtctggtctctgggggtacgggaacagagggtccaatcctcgagccccacgattgggcgccaaaattgttctggttctgacaaagctgtcagtttgatttgatgtactgctccaaattaattaagatacgtgcacggagagatcagacagacaactcactacatggagttaaaaaggatctctggtttatttctaagaaaacagacaatacatagttttcacgaaaggagggagtgaggggggggggtgaaagataaagtatatattttctattggctatgaactctctacttttctgtaaccttgacggccagaggaaattcctcctcactcccccaccttgttcctgggtgaaactgttacttctttctttgtaactgcttgcttgagctgaacggaaaccacaaagaaacacatgataaaaacacaaagtaagattctagtttataggtgttggcagaatgcctggccgccatcttagctcaacaagcaagtatccattttgtatcaatagtccataacataGCAGCAGTCcatgagacagcagcagggtggcagcatgccaATGAGGAagcagggtggtagcagtgggagatctggagccaaatgtgcctagggtagaccatctgctactcagAAGCCTAACTATCAGGAAATCAAGTGCAAACTGTGGGAATATATATGCCCAACAGGAAGTGAAGTCAATTCAATTACAAGATCATGTGACAATCATGTGATACAAGACATTCTTAGATACAAAAACAAACCCAATAGTGTTCAAATATAAAGTAATTAGTGCAAAAATTCATACAGATGATATCATAATGTATTGAAGTACGCCCATAGAGAGCAATGTAGTGTCATCATATCAATACATAAAGTGCAAGTACAATATAAACTACAACCTGTTACAAAGTTCCTAGATCAGGTGTAACACATCATGTGTAATGAGGGAGAAGAGATCAGGGAGGGATGGACAAAACAATACCGATCGGGTATATACATACAAAACCACATGGATTCTTCTTAGCGTTATCCAAACCGCATTGCGCCTGCTCCAGGTTGCCACCATTGATTGCGTGTTTGCAAAACCCATTGCACATGCGCTAAATATCCAGTGCACGCGCACTGGGACTCCGCACCGCAATAGTCATCTTTAAACAGGTATAGACCAGACAGGTGGTCTGCGCATGCCCGCAATTATCATCGGGAGTCAGGCGCCATCTACATTCATGGAAATCTTGCCCTCTTTTCAGACACAAACCCCAAATACACAGCCATTATACTAAACTAGGGCAAAGTGTGTACAGTGGGAGGGGATCGTCCTTTGTACAGGATTATCCACCTCCCCCACCTGAAAATGACTTGTGGAATACTGCATAATAATACAGACAGCCATCAGGTCTAACCAGTGGTCCGTTATCACACCACACAGCCCAAGAGGGATCTCCTCTCTATCTGGCTTATGGGGTATATAGAAAAAATCCGGCAAACAGAGACATGTGCAGAGAAAATTATACATAGCGCAATCTGGATAGGGATAAAGCGGTGGTTCGATGGGTATATCAAAGTGTCACTTATTCCCGACAGTTATGTTGGTCCAAAGTCCTTGATCTCCTCTCATTCAATAGTGTACTATAGAGAAATAGAAAATAAACATTAGTATAATATAGCACAAATAGTTATATAACTTCTGTCTACAGACAAGCAAAGAAAGAAAAGCACACACCACTGGGAAGGGGGTCGAGGAATCTGCAAGACCAACTTAAAGGCAGACATTGGATCAAAAGGAACTATGAGACAGACTACTGGAGTTTAGATAACGCTAAGAAGAATCCATGAGGATTTGTATGTATATACCCGATCAGTATTGTTTTGTCCATCCCTCCCTGATCTCTTCTCCCTCATTACACATGATGTGTTACACCTGATCCAGAAACTTTGAAACAGGCTGTATTTtatattgcacttgcactttatgtatTGATATGATGACACTACATTGCTCTCTATGGGCGTACTTCAATACATTATGAATATGCATGAATTTATGCACTGATTACTTTATATTGTAACACTATTGGGTTTGTTTTTGTATCTACGAATGTCATGTATCACATGATCTGTATCACATGATTGTCACACGATCTTGTAATTAAATTGACTTCACTTCCTCTTGGGTATATATATCTCACAGTATGCACTTGTTCTTTGCTTGAGAAACGTTGCATCACATGGGTGGATAAAGAAAAACTTTTTCTGTGGATTCCAGGAGTGctgttcacatatatatatatatgataaaaaattggactgcactccagacggttccttGTAGTAAAACGAGTGAAGTTTATTCGCACATGTGAtggcagcaaaaaagcgacgtttcggctcaacatgagcctttctcatgcttgagaaaggctcatgttgagccgaaacgtcgcttttttgctgccatcacatgtgtgaataaacttcacTCGTTTTACTACaaggaaccgtctggagtgcagtccaattttttatcATATTGAAAGGGGTAAGATCCAGTTGccgtacttggactttgcacccactaGCTATTGCTTCAAAGGTGGTGCTGtcagttatatttttttctgtatatatatatattttattttttattttattttttttgctgaaaattcagtgcaacataaaacgtaaacaaaaactgcaatttgcgctatatgtctgttcaggcGTAATTTgttctctttcatattataagctccccttatatataatttacttatagttatgaagactcaggggtgctgggaggcttagcctcaggggtgctggcaggcttggcctcaggggtgctgacaggcttgaccTCAGGAGTTCTGacaggcttggccgggcagaaggagtgtgggagactgtgaggccttttttctccaagctgctctggaaaaaaaaaactttttcattacacctcaggtcagaccaccaatcagacccccaatgttaatcagacctcagctaacagccccaataagttccccaatgttaataagaccccaatatgacatcagatcacacctcagctcagaccccaatataaatgacccccaatcacacctcagataagagccccatgccttatagcagcccccagtagccttatagcaaccccccagtagcctctacattagcccccagtgcctctcaccagcccccagtgcttcttcatcagcccccagtgcctctcaccagcccccagtgtctTTCCATATCAGATAGCAAGTATTTGTGCTGCAAGCTCACAAGTATGTTGTGCTTGCCAAGCTGCACAAGTATGCTGCAAACTTGCAGCAAGTCTGCTTTGCAAGTCTCCATATTAACTTGCTTTTGCAAACTTGCTGCAAGTTCTCATTAAGTTAttatgctactgaagtcctgtctggctgccatggtcagttagcagcatacttaggctactttcacacttgcgttcgcaaTTCCGCTCGTgaactccgtttgaaggagctcacgagcggacgcgaacgcctccgtccagccctgatgcagtctgaatggagcggatccgctcagactgcatcagtctggcggcgttcagcctccgctcgcctccgcacggacaggcggacagctgaacgctgcttgcagcgttcagctgtccgcctggccgtgcggatccgttcagacttacaatgtaagtcaatggga
The genomic region above belongs to Bufo gargarizans isolate SCDJY-AF-19 chromosome 4, ASM1485885v1, whole genome shotgun sequence and contains:
- the LOC122935427 gene encoding uncharacterized protein LOC122935427 yields the protein MAKDSTANIYTDSRYAFGVVHDFGLIWRARDYITAAGTPIKNAAAVAALMAAVLLPNQVAVIKVKAHTRADTPEARGNALADQAAKEAAVKEERVQSDQIMITQEEITWDLLKQMQKQATLREKEIWLKESALEEESGLWTQGKRVCLPRALYPLIASVAHGPTHQSKTIMKELIDKIWVAPGITPVLVRHTQACLICAECNPGRTEPTPRKCLPKALYPFQRIQIDHIQMPMCQGFQYVLVVIDLFSGWPEAYPVRNQTATTTACTPKGGRSRLLLQV